The genomic stretch CCCGCAACGCCGAGAAGGAGCCCCGCCACGAATGGCGCCGGGATGCGCGTGAGCGACCCCGTGGCGGTCGACAGGCCGATGACGCCGCCGACCTCATCGGGATAGACCGACTTGGTGAGCGCGCTGCCCAGGATGGTGTTGGCGACCGCCATTCCGAGCGACAGGAACGGCATGAGGGCGGCCAAGACCACGAGGTTCGGCGAGAATCCCCACGCGAGCAGCATCACCGCGGCGAGAAGTGTCGACCAGGTGATGAGCTGCGGGTCGGAGAAGCGCTTGGTCAGGGGCTTGATGAGGACGAGCTGGATGATGACCGAGATGACGCCCACGTAGGCGAGGAACAGCCCGTTCTGAGTCGCAGTCAATCCGAGTGCGTTGGCGGCCCACAGGGAGAAGCCGCCCTCGAAGACCGCGAACGTGAAACCAATGACGATGCGGACGGCCATGAGCGGACCGACTCGTGGAAGCGACAGCGTCGAGCCGAGCTCACGGATGCTGAACCCCTTTGCCGGCTCGGCCTTGACCGCGGCGCGGCGCTCGGCCGAGAGCGACTCGGGCAAGACAAATGCGACGAGCAGCAGGTTTCCGAGGGCGAGGGCCGCCGCGGTGAACGGCGCGACCATCTGGCCGTACTGCGAGAGCACGCCGCCGGTTGCAGGTCCCAGGATGAAGCCGATGCCGAACGCAGCGCCCACGAGGCCGAACGCCTGGCCGCGGTCCTTCTCGTCGGTCACGTCCGTCATGTATGCCTGGGCGACGCTGATGTTGCCGCCGGTGATTCCGTCGATCATGCGGCTGGCCAGCAGCATCCACAGCGACTTCGACAGGCCGAGCAGCACCAGTGCGCATGCTGTGCCTGCGATCGAGAGAAGGAGCACCGGCTTGCGGCCCCACACGTCGGACAGGCGGCCGAGCGCCGGCGCAGCGATCACCTGCATGAGCGGGTAGCTCGAGAAGATCAGGCCGGCGATCGCGGGGGACGCACCGAACTGCGTCGCGTAGTAGGGGAGGAGCGGCAACACGAGCGAGAAACTCAGCATGTCCACGAGCACGATGCCGAAGATGATGAGCAGGCGGCGGTTCTTCACAGGGCTCCTTGGGTTCTGCGCGCCGATCGCGGCCCGCTCGTGGGAACATACCCGAGTACGCGTAAGCGCGACACCCCGCTCGGGCAGACCAGGAGGCAGAGCATGACATTCGACGGATTCTCGGCGGGGACGCTTTCGTTCCTGCGCGAGCTGGCGGCCAACAACGAGCGTGAGTGGTTCACCGAAAACCGAGCACGATTCGACGGTGAGCTGCTCGATCGCCAGAAGGCGTTCGTGGACGCGGTGGGGGTGGCGTTTGCGGCGGTGGACCCGCGGGTGCAGTGCGTGCCTGCGGTGAACCGCTCGATCTTCCGTATCAACCGCGACACACGTTTCGCCCGCGACAAGTCGCCGTACAAGACCTACTCGGACATGTGGTTCTGGATCGGTCCCGACCGCAAAGGCGCTGCTGGCTACTTCGTTCGCATCGTCCCCGAGGGCATATGGGTGGGTGGCGGCGCTCACTGGCTCGCGCCCGAGCACCTCGCCCGGCTGCGTGCGGCGATCATTGCTCCCGCGACGGGTGAAGAGCTTGCTGCGATGCTCGACGGACTGACTGCCGAGGGCTACGAGCTGGGCGACAAGACGCTCGCGCGCGTGCCGGCGGGATTCTCGGCAGAGTCACCCCGAGCCGAGCTGCTCAAGTACACCGCGGTGCACGCGATCGAGAAGACCGAACCGGTGCCGCCGGAGTTCGCTGGGCCCGAGTTCGTCGACTGGTGCATGGAGCGTTTCCTGCGTACCAAGCCGCTTGTTGACTGGCTCGCCGACGCGATTGCGTAGCACAGCGCTCGTCGCGGTGGGGCCGCTCCTCGCCAGGGTGCAGAGGCGGCGTCGCGCACGCGATCAGCGGCAGGAGCGTGCGGCTCGTCCGCGCTTTGAGAGCGTCACGAGTTCGACACCCGGCGCGATCTCGACCGTGCCCTCGCGCACATACCCGAGCGACTCGTAGAGCGACAACGCCGCGCCGTTGCGCATGCCGGTGAAGAGCTCGAAACGAGGTACGTCGGGGTAGGCGTCCTCGAGGGCCGTCATCAGTGCTCGTGCGATTCCGCGGCCTCGAGACTCTTCGAGGACGGCGAGGCGCCGCACCATCAGCGTGCCGCCCTCGACCGTCTCGCCGCGGACGGTACCGACCGGCACGCCTTGCATCTCGGCGACCAGCGTCACGTCCCCGGCGTCGAAGGTGGCTTCGATGTCGGCTGCGGACTCATGGAGGGGCGGGATGTCCCCGAACACGGCCGCCTCCGTCTGAAACGACTCGCGCACGATCGCGGCGAGGAGCCGGGCCTCACTGCGCACAGCGAATCGGACCGAGAACGGCGTGCGCGGCTGCGATTCCGCATCGGTCACTCGGGCGATCCTTTGCGGAACTCGTTTCCGATCTTGTATGCGTCGTGAAGCTTTGGTCCGAGGCCGCGGTACTCGCGCGCCCCCGCGATGTAGATTAGCGGGTCGAGATCGTCCATCTCGACTACGTTGGCGCCCTCACGCAGCAGGCGTTCTTCGGCATGCGCCTCCACAATCTCGCCGAACACGACCACGTACTCGCCGACCTCCACCTCGTGCGTGGTGCGACACTCGATGTTGTACGGGCACTCCTCGATGATCGGGGCGCCCACCACCGAGGAGCGCGCCAGCGTCAGGCCGGTCGCCTCGAACTTATCGGCGGTGCCGCCTGAGACGATCCCGCAGTAGTCGACCTGAGCGGCGAGCGCGGTGTCCGGGATGTTGACGGTGAACTCACCGCCGGTCTCGCGGATGAGCTCCAGCGTGCGGCGCGTCTTGCGCAGGCCCATGGCGATGGTGGGAGGTGTTGAGGAAACGACGTTGATCCACGCGACCGCGAGTGTATCGGCCAGCTCCATCGTGCCTCCCACGACAAGCACGCACGGCATGGGGAAGAGCCGCTCTACGGCTCCGAGTCGCTGCTTCATGGTGATTCCTTCCTCGGCGCAGGCCGGTGCGAATCCGAGGATACCCCTGTTGCGCTCCTCACACGCGTCGCTTCCGCCCCTCGAAGGTGCGGATTCGTTCCTTGACGCTCCAATCGGTGAGGCCGTAAGGTGTGCGGAACTTCGATGTGGCCGGTGTGCCGGCCCCGAGTGCTTCAAGGAGGTGTGATCGAGCAATCATGGTTCGCCCGTCTGAGTTCGTGACGATGATGGACATGATGATGACCCAGCCCGGGTCTATCGGCGTATGCGCCGGATCCGGGCGGCCTTCGGCCGACCTTCGCGCTTAGAGCCAAGGTTGGGTATCGTCCCCATCAGACACGCACTCAGGAAAGAGGCTGGTAGCCATGAGCGACTCGACCACCCCGCGTTTCGACACCATCGCAATCCACGGCGGAGCATCGCCTGACCCCACGACCGGCTCACGCGCCGTCCCGATCTATCAGACGGTCGCCTACAACTTCAAGGACACGGACCACGCCGCAGACCTCTTCGGCCTGCGTGCCTTCGGCAACATCTACTCACGCATCATGAATCCGACCAACGACGTGCTCGAGCAGCGCGTCGCAGCGCTCCACGGCGGCTCGGCGGCCCTGGCCCTGTCCTCGGGTCACGCGGCAGAGGTTCTCGGCCTGCTCAACGTCACCAACACCGGCGGAAGCGTCGTCGCCTCGACGTCGCTGTACGGCGGCACCTGGAACATCTTCCTGCACACCTTCCGGCGGCTCGGTATCGCCGTGCGTTTCGTGGAGCCGACCGACGTGGCCGGTTTCGTCGCCGCGACCGATGACACCACGACCGCGTGGTTCGTCGAGACGATCGGCAACCCGCGCCTCGACGTCCCCGACTTCGATGCGCTTGCGGCAGCCGGCCGTGAGCTGGGCGTACCGCTGTTCGTCGACAACACGTTCGCGACCCCGTACCTGTTCCGCCCGTTCGATCACGGCGCAGCGGTGGTCATCGAGTCACTCACCAAGTGGCTCGGCGGTCACGGCACGTCGCTCGGTGGCATCCTTGTCGACGGCGGCAACTTCGACTGGAGTCAGGGCCGTCACCCCGAGTTTACTGAGCCCGATGCGAGCTACCACGGCCTGAAGTTCTGGGACGTCTTCGGTGACTTCCCGGGCCTCGGCAACGTCGCCTTCGCGATCCGCGCGCGGGTCAACCTGCTCCGAGACCTCGGTAGCTCGCTCTCGCCGTTCAACGCGCAGCAGTTCCTGCTCGGCGTCGAGACGCTCTCGCTTCGCGTGCAGCGCCACAGCGACAACGCGCTCGCCGTCGCGAAGTACCTCGAGAGCCACCCCAAGGTCGCCTGGGTCGCATACCCGGGGCTCGAGGCCCATCCCACGCATGCGAACGCCAAGAAGTACCTCACGAACGGCTACGGCGGCGTCGTCGTGTTCGGCGTGAAGGGCGGGCTCGATGCCGGCAAGACGCTCATCAACGGCGTCGAGCTGTTCTCACACCTCGCCAACGTGGGCGATGCGAAATCACTTATCATCCATCCTGCGTCGACCACGCACTCACAGCTCTCCCAAGAGGAGCTTGTGAAGGCGGGTATCGGCGATGACTTCGTCCGCCTGTCCGTCGGCATCGAGAACATCGAGGACATCCTCGCCGATCTCGAGCAGGCGCTGGAAAAGGTGTAACGCGTGACTCACGCTGATGCCCGTGGCGCGGCGGCCGGTGGGCCGCCCGCCTCGGGACTCCTGACATGCTCGTTGTCCGAAGGGCTCGACCTCGTGTCGGGTCGTCGGCTTGAGCACGTCGATATCGCCTACGAGACGTGGGGCGAGCTCGACGCGACCGGGACCAACGCGATCCTCATCTGCCATGCCTTGTCGGGCGACAGCCACGTGGCCTCCGGGCTGGATAAGCGTGGTGCCGAGAAGCCCGGCTGGTGGGAGGTCATGGTCGGTCCCGGCATGGCAATCGACACCGAGAAGTACTTCGTCATCTGCAGCAACGTGCTTGGCGGGTGTTCCGGGACGACGGGTCCCGCTTCGATCGATCCCACGACCGAGACGCCCTACGGGCGGAGATTCCCCCTCGTCACCGTCGAGGACATGGTCGACACCCAGGCAGCGCTGCTCGACCGGCTGGGCGTGAAGACGCTGCTCGCCGTCGTCGGCGGTTCGATGGGCGGCATGCAGGCGCTCGCGTGGGCCAAGCGCTATCCGGAGCGCGTGCGCACCTGCGTCGGCGTGGCCACCACCCCTCGGCTCGGCGCGCAGGCCATCGCGTTCAACGAGGTTGGACGCCAAGCGATCCTCGGCGACCCCAACTTCGCAGGCGGTGACTACTACGGCGGTGCAGAGCCCGAGCACGGTCTCTCGATCGCGCGCATGGTCGGCCACATCACGTATCTGTCGGACGAGTCGATGCGCGACAAGTTCGGCCGCCAGTTGCGCGACCGCGACGATCTCGCGTTCGACTTCGTGACCGAGTTCCAGGTCGAGAGCTACCTGGCGCACCAGGGGCGCCGATTCGTCGAGCGCTTCGATGCGAACACCTACCTCTACATGACCAAGTCGATGGACTACTTCGATCTCGCAGCGGGACACCGTTCGGTCGCCGAGGCGCTTGCCGAGACGCCCGTTCGCTTCCTCCTGCTCACCTTCTCGAGCGACTGG from Coriobacteriia bacterium encodes the following:
- a CDS encoding MFS transporter; the encoded protein is MLSFSLVLPLLPYYATQFGASPAIAGLIFSSYPLMQVIAAPALGRLSDVWGRKPVLLLSIAGTACALVLLGLSKSLWMLLASRMIDGITGGNISVAQAYMTDVTDEKDRGQAFGLVGAAFGIGFILGPATGGVLSQYGQMVAPFTAAALALGNLLLVAFVLPESLSAERRAAVKAEPAKGFSIRELGSTLSLPRVGPLMAVRIVIGFTFAVFEGGFSLWAANALGLTATQNGLFLAYVGVISVIIQLVLIKPLTKRFSDPQLITWSTLLAAVMLLAWGFSPNLVVLAALMPFLSLGMAVANTILGSALTKSVYPDEVGGVIGLSTATGSLTRIPAPFVAGLLLGVAGWGPGVLAGALTLMIVPFAYRRLIQRPDAPLPPREIPVAAHSVPAE
- a CDS encoding DUF2461 domain-containing protein, with the protein product MTFDGFSAGTLSFLRELAANNEREWFTENRARFDGELLDRQKAFVDAVGVAFAAVDPRVQCVPAVNRSIFRINRDTRFARDKSPYKTYSDMWFWIGPDRKGAAGYFVRIVPEGIWVGGGAHWLAPEHLARLRAAIIAPATGEELAAMLDGLTAEGYELGDKTLARVPAGFSAESPRAELLKYTAVHAIEKTEPVPPEFAGPEFVDWCMERFLRTKPLVDWLADAIA
- a CDS encoding GNAT family N-acetyltransferase produces the protein MTDAESQPRTPFSVRFAVRSEARLLAAIVRESFQTEAAVFGDIPPLHESAADIEATFDAGDVTLVAEMQGVPVGTVRGETVEGGTLMVRRLAVLEESRGRGIARALMTALEDAYPDVPRFELFTGMRNGAALSLYESLGYVREGTVEIAPGVELVTLSKRGRAARSCR
- a CDS encoding flavin reductase family protein encodes the protein MKQRLGAVERLFPMPCVLVVGGTMELADTLAVAWINVVSSTPPTIAMGLRKTRRTLELIRETGGEFTVNIPDTALAAQVDYCGIVSGGTADKFEATGLTLARSSVVGAPIIEECPYNIECRTTHEVEVGEYVVVFGEIVEAHAEERLLREGANVVEMDDLDPLIYIAGAREYRGLGPKLHDAYKIGNEFRKGSPE
- a CDS encoding bifunctional O-acetylhomoserine aminocarboxypropyltransferase/cysteine synthase (catalyzes the formation of L-methionine and acetate from O-acetyl-L-homoserine and methanethiol), whose amino-acid sequence is MSDSTTPRFDTIAIHGGASPDPTTGSRAVPIYQTVAYNFKDTDHAADLFGLRAFGNIYSRIMNPTNDVLEQRVAALHGGSAALALSSGHAAEVLGLLNVTNTGGSVVASTSLYGGTWNIFLHTFRRLGIAVRFVEPTDVAGFVAATDDTTTAWFVETIGNPRLDVPDFDALAAAGRELGVPLFVDNTFATPYLFRPFDHGAAVVIESLTKWLGGHGTSLGGILVDGGNFDWSQGRHPEFTEPDASYHGLKFWDVFGDFPGLGNVAFAIRARVNLLRDLGSSLSPFNAQQFLLGVETLSLRVQRHSDNALAVAKYLESHPKVAWVAYPGLEAHPTHANAKKYLTNGYGGVVVFGVKGGLDAGKTLINGVELFSHLANVGDAKSLIIHPASTTHSQLSQEELVKAGIGDDFVRLSVGIENIEDILADLEQALEKV
- a CDS encoding homoserine O-acetyltransferase; this encodes MTHADARGAAAGGPPASGLLTCSLSEGLDLVSGRRLEHVDIAYETWGELDATGTNAILICHALSGDSHVASGLDKRGAEKPGWWEVMVGPGMAIDTEKYFVICSNVLGGCSGTTGPASIDPTTETPYGRRFPLVTVEDMVDTQAALLDRLGVKTLLAVVGGSMGGMQALAWAKRYPERVRTCVGVATTPRLGAQAIAFNEVGRQAILGDPNFAGGDYYGGAEPEHGLSIARMVGHITYLSDESMRDKFGRQLRDRDDLAFDFVTEFQVESYLAHQGRRFVERFDANTYLYMTKSMDYFDLAAGHRSVAEALAETPVRFLLLTFSSDWLFPTYQTKGLVDAIRRARGEVSFAEIESPYGHDAFLLEPEEQRRYIEPFLTRALTEALAQAGGEPS